The Triticum urartu cultivar G1812 chromosome 5, Tu2.1, whole genome shotgun sequence genome contains the following window.
CTTTTTCTCCTCCTGCTCTCCCCTATCTTGCCGGCGCCAGTGACCTTTTCCTCCACGGTGGCCGGGATTGGTGGTGGTAGTGGAGAATCGACGGGCAGCAAGCGCCGATTTTCCGGAAGGGGATGGGAGAAAGCTTGGAAATTTAGGGATGCGGGAAAGGGGAGCGGGGGAGCTGCACGGGGTAGAGGTGGATCCGCGCGGGGTTGCGGTGGAGCTGCACGGCGGCGCGGTGTGCTTGAGCTACGCGAGGTCGCCGGCGTTGCGGGGGAGCTAGTGGAACTGAGCGAGTTGGCGGAGGAGACGATTGGACCGCGGGTTCGGTCGGATAAATCTAAAGGACTTTTTCAGAAAAATACCGCTGCGACATGTTTTTCGGGACGGAGGGAATGGATGCTAGTGTCCGTGCCGTGCCCATTCCCAGCTGTTCGCCACACATTGCATCCCTGGCTGATTGTGCTTGTAAACAGAGCAGCCGCAGCAGTAGGTGCACGCGGAGGGAGGGAGGCCAGCCATGGCCAAGGGTCACGTGATGGTGCTGCCCATGCCGTGCCAGGGCCACGTCGTCCCGCTGATGGAGCTCTCGCACCGCCTCGTCGAGCACGGCTTCGAGGTCACCTTCGTCAACACCGACGTGGACCACGCGCTCGTGCTCGCCGCGCTGCCCAACGGCGGCGAGGCGCTGCGCGGCATCCACCTGGCCTCCATCCCGGACGGGCTGGCCGACGACGAGGACCGCAAGGACCTCAACAAGCTCGTCGACGCCTACCCGCGGCACATGCCGGCCTACCTGGAGGCGCTGGTCGGGGAAATGGAGGCGGCCGGCAGGCCCAGGGTGAAGTGGCTCGTCGCCGACTTCAACATGGGCTGGTCGTTCGAGGTCGCCAAGAGGCTCGGCATCCGGGTCGCCTCCTTCTGGCCGGCGTCGGCGGCGTGCCTCGCCATCATTCTCAAGATCCCCCAGCTGATCCAGGACGGCGTCCTCAACGACAAGGGTATCTGCAAATTCCATTCTCTATTCTGAATTCTTATAGCTTGTGAGTGATTGCGATCGAATATTCTACTGTACTGTAGGATGGCCAGAGCGGCAGGAGACGCTGCAGCTGGCCCCGGGGATGCCGCCGCTCCACACGTCGCTGCTGCCGTGGAACAACGCCGGCGACCCCGACGGACAGCACATCATCTTCCAGCTCGTGTGCCGGAACAACAAGTTCAGCGACCACGCCGAGATGACCGTGTGCAACTCGTTCCACGACGCCGAGGCCGGCGCGTTCAAGCTCTTCCCCAACATCCTGGCCATCGGCCCGCTCTTCGCCGACAAGGAGTTCCAGAGGTCCGTCGGCAACTTCTTGCCGGAGGACACTAGCTGCCTCAAATGGCTGGACGCGCGACCTGACAGCTCCGTCGTGTACGTGGCCTTCGGGAGCATGGCCATCTTCGACCCACGCCAGTTCCAGGAGCTGGCCGAGGGGCTGGAGCTCACCGGCCGGCCGTTCCTATGGGTCGTGCGCCCGGACTTCACCGCCGGCCTGAGCAAGGAATGGCTCGAAGAGTTCAAGAAACGCGTCGCCGGCATAGGCATGATCGTCAGCTGGTGCTCCCAGCAGCAGGTCCTGGCGCACCGCGCGGTGGCGTGCTTCGTGTCGCACTGCGGGTGGAACTCGACGATGGAGGCGGTGAGGAATGGCGTGCCGGTCCTGTGCTGGCCCTACTTCTGCGAGCAGTTCCTGGACCGGAGCTACGTCACCGACGTGTGGAGGACCGGCCTCGCCGTGTGCCCCGGCGAGGATGGTGTTGTGACCAAAGAGGAGGTGAGGTGCAAGGTGGAAAGTGTCATCGGCGACGCCGACTTCAGGAAGAGGGCGTCCTGGCTCAAGGATAACGCTTGGAGGTGCATCAGCGACGGCGGCTCGTCGCACGAGAATTTCACTAGATTTGTGGACCTCCTAAGTGAATGAACAAAAAACATCTCGCGTATGCGTGTGATTAATTTGCTATGTATCATAAGATGATACCAGCTATGTTGCCGTGGGAATTGATTGCAATATGTCTTAATAAGATTTGGCTGTATGAAACACAAATATTTATGAATTAATAATATGAGTATtaaaactatatatatatatatatataattgtatTATATATACGTTTAATTGGGTCGCCGTCTATGTATTTATTGTACATGATTGCCTGTTAAGGTAGTATAATTTTAGGGTGAGCGGAAAATTTAGGAGATCACCTATCTAATTACAATAACCCTCATCTACATACAGGCTACAAAAACTTACGTAAACTACCTAaggtaccccccccccccccccccccccccggcgcgaATTTAACGAGGGTGGGCCCCTTTCTCCCCTTATCTCCAATCATAACCCACCGCGTCTCTCATTATCTTAAATTATGTAGTTTTTTTACGTAAGTGTAGTACTCATCTTTTTTTAGGGCAATGTAGCATTACTCATCTAATTGTATAGGATGTGCGGCGACTACTATTCTAGACACAATTTCACCTTTATGTCAATTTCGTATCAACCCAAATAAGCGATGACATTATTTTCTCATGGAGCACTGGATCTCCACTCAATGATGACACTGGATCTCTCACCAAAAGCTCTGATGGCAATGAACAAAATTTGTAGAGGACTCTTGTGGTGCGAGCATTCAGAGACTAACGGAGGTAATTGCACACCTGCTTGTGAAACACCCCAAATGGGCAGGAGGACTAGGCATTTCATTTTGAAATTTATAAGGTTTGAGAACTTTTTTGAATCGGTGATTTTAGACATTTCATTTTGAATTTTGGGATTACttatgaatttttttaaaaaattgaaTTCATGAAAACTGTTTTATAATGCGTCAATATTTTTAAATCCAtgaacatt
Protein-coding sequences here:
- the LOC125510643 gene encoding UDP-glycosyltransferase 83A1-like; protein product: MAKGHVMVLPMPCQGHVVPLMELSHRLVEHGFEVTFVNTDVDHALVLAALPNGGEALRGIHLASIPDGLADDEDRKDLNKLVDAYPRHMPAYLEALVGEMEAAGRPRVKWLVADFNMGWSFEVAKRLGIRVASFWPASAACLAIILKIPQLIQDGVLNDKGWPERQETLQLAPGMPPLHTSLLPWNNAGDPDGQHIIFQLVCRNNKFSDHAEMTVCNSFHDAEAGAFKLFPNILAIGPLFADKEFQRSVGNFLPEDTSCLKWLDARPDSSVVYVAFGSMAIFDPRQFQELAEGLELTGRPFLWVVRPDFTAGLSKEWLEEFKKRVAGIGMIVSWCSQQQVLAHRAVACFVSHCGWNSTMEAVRNGVPVLCWPYFCEQFLDRSYVTDVWRTGLAVCPGEDGVVTKEEVRCKVESVIGDADFRKRASWLKDNAWRCISDGGSSHENFTRFVDLLSE